A window from Cryobacterium sp. PAMC25264 encodes these proteins:
- a CDS encoding superoxide dismutase → MAEYTLPELAYDYSALAPSISGTIMELHHSKHHQAYVTGANTALAQLAEARDSGSLGYVNKLEKDLAFNLGGHVNHSIFWTNMSPNGGDKPIGELASAIDDFFGSFDKFQAHFAATAMGVQGSGWAVLAWDSIGQRLIIQQFFDQQANFAAGTVPVLMLDVWEHAYYLDYQNVRADYVKAFWNIVDWDNVQARFVAAREKTNGLLLLS, encoded by the coding sequence ATGGCCGAATACACCCTGCCTGAACTGGCTTACGACTACTCGGCTCTCGCGCCGAGCATCAGCGGCACCATCATGGAACTCCACCACAGCAAGCACCACCAGGCATACGTCACCGGCGCGAACACTGCCTTGGCCCAACTGGCGGAGGCCCGCGATTCCGGCAGCCTCGGCTACGTCAACAAGCTGGAGAAGGACCTCGCGTTCAACCTCGGCGGACATGTAAACCACTCGATCTTCTGGACCAACATGTCCCCGAACGGCGGCGACAAGCCCATCGGCGAACTCGCCAGCGCCATCGATGACTTCTTCGGTTCCTTCGACAAGTTCCAGGCGCACTTCGCGGCGACCGCGATGGGCGTACAGGGCTCAGGCTGGGCGGTGCTCGCGTGGGACTCGATCGGGCAGCGCCTGATCATCCAGCAATTCTTCGACCAGCAGGCCAACTTCGCTGCTGGAACCGTTCCCGTGCTCATGCTCGACGTCTGGGAGCACGCCTATTACCTCGACTACCAGAACGTGCGTGCCGACTACGTGAAAGCGTTCTGGAACATCGTCGACTGGGACAACGTGCAGGCCCGCTTCGTCGCCGCCCGGGAGAAGACCAACGGCCTGCTGCTACTCTCGTAG